From Mobula hypostoma chromosome 3, sMobHyp1.1, whole genome shotgun sequence:
ctgaggaaagacatctttgccatagagggagtacaaagaaggttcaccagattgattcctgggatggcgggactttcatatgaagaacgactggatgaattgggcttgtactcgttggaatttagaagattgaggggggatctgattgaaacgtataagatcctaaagggattggacaggctagatgcaggaagattgttcccgttgttggggaagtccagaacgaggggtcacagtttgaggatagaggggaagccttttaggaccgagattgggaaaaacttcttcacacagagagtggtgaatctgtggaattctctgccacaggaaactgttaaggccagttcattggctatatttaagagggagttagatatggcccttgtggctacgggggtcagggggtatggagggaaggctggggcggggttctgagttggatgatcagccatgatcataataaatggcggtgcaggctcgaagggccgaatggcctactcctgcacctattttctatgtttctataatacagAGCAGGATGTTACAATACAAGCGTCGGATGAATGTGGAACATATATGTACATGGGTTATCAACAATCACAGAAAATATTCCATAGGCGATAAAGGGAAGTGATTCGAGAGAATTTACTTCAAGACTTAAGAATTTCGGCCAAACAGCTCAATAGTTAAAATGCAATAAAAGCAATATATATTCTCGCTATACCCacattaacatattcttttgttATCATATCTGTTCTGAAACAGATATGGGAAATACCCAAAGAAAAAACAAGAACTGAAGTGACAAACACTATGTACACTTGAACGCACTTAGATTAACTCTACCAAAGACAGCAGGGAGAAGTGGAACAACAGATATAAAACTTACACAAACGCCAGATAAAACTTCTGAGGACATAATTTCATCAGGGAATTTGGGATTCGGCACTCCATACACGCATATGCAATTCGGTACTGCAGCTTGAGGTTTTGAATTTTACTGTTTCAGGgaattcttcaaaaaaaaagctggATTTATACATTATTGTGAACGCTGTTTCCCTGAACTATTCTTCTCTGCGTTtacttgtactatctcaatgtatTGATGTGAGGGCCTAGTCAATATGGATAGCGgacaaaaaatattttttattgtacCTCGGTACGTCAGACgatgataaaccaatttaccgAATTTATTGTCAATAAAtcacagccccactccccagttgCCAGCCTTCTCTCCCACAAACACGACTTACATCACTGATACACGTGTGGACTCTCCCATTCACGATGATACCCCTCCATCTTTCCATCCTTCCTCCATCCCTACAATTAAATTCTACCAATTATATGACTTGTCCTTCCTTGGGTTATCGATCCGAAACCTTCATGAtgctctccacagacgctgcccgacTTGAGTACTTCACACATATTCTGCTCCTCTTTTCATGCACCGGGCGATGGACATCTGAGAGTCTCAAGTGTGCAGCTTTTGCCAAAATACACAGTGTGTGTCTTGCTCTGTTTCCACACCAGATCAAAAATAGCATAATCTGCTAATGATGTAAGCAATGCTTAAAAAATAGTGACGTGTTGCTGCAAATGAAAACGTCCACAGCAGTGAAGGCGGGATTGCAATTGGATATCAGGGGAATGTTTACATTCACAAGTAATTAGTACAGGAATATAAGGATTTGATATTTTCTGGGACATCCATTGCTGTTATTTGAGGTGTCCCTGAATAGAATGTCATTTTCTGACCTAATATACATGGAATTATTTCGTGCAATCTCAAACATTGAACGTTGAAATGCAGTTATAAGGTTCTTTGTCAGTTGAGCTATTTAACATTTTGACAATGTTCTCTGTTCCCATGGAAGATGTTCAACGGAAACATAGAGAGATTCTGCGGGCACAAAATGAAATATTGAGAGTTAACACGATCCTGACGAGGAAGAAGTTGAAGATTTTCCAGCTGGTTGATCGATACGCTGAGCTCACGGTCATTTCTCCTGTTCGAGATCGGAGACTGGTGGACATTGAGTTGTTGGCAAGAGGCGGAGACCACGAGGAATGGAGAGGGGGACATCTCCGCAGAGAGTTAGAGAAAATACGGGCTGATCAGTTATTCCAGAGCAGCTTTTCCCGGAGTAAATCGCAATCTGGGAGTTCGGCAGCAGTGGCCGGAGTCGCAGGAATCGGGAAAACAACAATGGTACAAAAAATTGTTTATGACTGGGCCAAGGGGAAAATATACCAGCAATTCCAATTTGTCTTCAGTTTCAAATTCCGTGATTTAAACTCCATTAACTGTAGAATAAACCTGAGGGAACTGATTCTGGATCAGTATCCTTACTTTGGGAAAATCCTGAGAGAGGTCTGGAAAAATCCAGAAGGACTGCTGTTTATATTTGATGGTTTGGATGAATTCAAACACAGGACCGATTTTGCCGACAGTCGAAGATACACAGAACGTCAGCACCAATGTCCAGATCCCGAATCGTACTGTGAAGTGTCcgacattgtgtacagtttaatcCAGCACAAGCTGCTCCCAGGGTGTTCAGTGCTGCTGACCACCCGTCCCAGTGCGTTACATTTATTGGAAAAGGCGGAGATCGGTATCTGGGCTGAAATCACGGGATTTGTTGGTGAGGAAAGGAACAGATATTTCATGCGGcatttggaagatcagagggTGGCATCAGCTGCTTTCAAACACGTGGAGGAGAACGAGATCCTGTACACCATGAGCTACAACCCCTCCTGCTGTGGTATCCTAGCTCTGGCACTGGGTCCCTTCTTCACACGAAGAGTCATAGACAAGCATCGAATTCCCAAGACCTTCACCCAGCTATATTCCTACTATatttacaacatcctgaaaaaGTACATTGGTGAGATTCAAAAACCCTGCGATGTGTTACTCAGGGTTGGTCAGATGGCCTTCACAGCAGTGTCTAAGAGGAAGACTGTGTTTAGAGATGGAGATTTGATCACCAATAATCTGCTGCCTTCCCAATTCCTCTCAGGATTCCTCATGGAGCTTTTTGAGAGAGAGGATTCTGCCGGGAGCACGGTGTACACATTCCCACATATCGGCATCCAAGAGTTTATGGCTGCACTCGCACAGTTCCTGAATCCATATCCCGGGGATATTCTGAAATTCCTCACGAAAGCCCACAGCACTACAGATGGGCGATTTGAGGTATTTCTCCGTTTTGTTGCTGGTCTCTCCTCCCCAATGACAACTCGAGGCCTGGTGGAGTTTCTGGGTGGATTTCCTCATCAAACAACTTGCCGGGTGATTGCCTggatgaaggaggaggtgaaacGCCAGAGTGGAAGCACTGGGAGTGAAACTGGCGAAAGAAGCCGGCCGAACACGTTGCACTATCTGTTTGAGTGTCAGCATCCTGGACTGGCTCAGGCCACACTGGGATCTGAGCAAAGGTTTTCTCTCAGTGGAATGCGGCTAACCCTGATTGACTGCACGGTCTTGTCTCATCTTATTGGTATGTGTGATACAGTAAAACACCTGGACCTCACTCGCTGCCGCATTCAGCGTGAAGGAATCCAGCGTCTGGGACCCAGGCTGCACAAGTGTCAGATACTGAGGTAACTTGATTTATCTCTCACTCTGATCAGTGAAGCTGCCCCATTGTTTGTTTCCATGCAGAGGAATCTGGATATAACTATAGTAAGTCCGATCGTGCAGAATTGTGACAAATGACCGGGGGAGCGGTCTGTAATTCCCCAAAGATAGAAGGGTTCTGTGGTTCCTTGTGAAGCGTGTCAGAGACTTGATCTGATCAGTGAACAACGGCTATTGGTTTAATGGAAATAAATCGCTGGAATGACCGCATTTCTCGCTGCCTGTGACACGTCCATAAACAATGTTCCTTCTCACTTTTACTGACACTGGCTGTCGCAGCTGGTCCAGAGCTTCTTGCCTTCATCGCGATGAGGGGCAAGAGAGGGTCAACGGACTTCcccagtgagagggagagatcacCTTTGTGAGATTGTCGTCCACTTGCCCTTCTCCATCACTC
This genomic window contains:
- the LOC134343793 gene encoding NACHT, LRR and PYD domains-containing protein 3-like isoform X2 gives rise to the protein MDTGESQHFTINVEHSKIYAAIGGDAFFSVWPSGKISSGSWTFNGKTVCQWIDQLVSIDNLYTSRAELFTSTGSLLLKSVNESDSGVYRVNMAPIRGPKTLATVTLEVTATESTISDFLAQWGEYRLYQLTKFYRDRLKQAIEEKVERLGWMLTKEGHFSAQENEKVTELTEKRNRAESSALFLSLVMGKGSRTRRAMWESFLQMRTELPELDKILKEIQVLGPDPQEYMNFAQGLSEFPTKLKDVQRKHREILRAQNEILRVNTILTRKKLKIFQLVDRYAELTVISPVRDRRLVDIELLARGGDHEEWRGGHLRRELEKIRADQLFQSSFSRSKSQSGSSAAVAGVAGIGKTTMVQKIVYDWAKGKIYQQFQFVFSFKFRDLNSINCRINLRELILDQYPYFGKILREVWKNPEGLLFIFDGLDEFKHRTDFADSRRYTERQHQCPDPESYCEVSDIVYSLIQHKLLPGCSVLLTTRPSALHLLEKAEIGIWAEITGFVGEERNRYFMRHLEDQRVASAAFKHVEENEILYTMSYNPSCCGILALALGPFFTRRVIDKHRIPKTFTQLYSYYIYNILKKYIGEIQKPCDVLLRVGQMAFTAVSKRKTVFRDGDLITNNLLPSQFLSGFLMELFEREDSAGSTVYTFPHIGIQEFMAALAQFLNPYPGDILKFLTKAHSTTDGRFEVFLRFVAGLSSPMTTRGLVEFLGGFPHQTTCRVIAWMKEEVKRQSGSTGSETGERSRPNTLHYLFECQHPGLAQATLGSEQRFSLSGMRLTLIDCTVLSHLIGMCDTVKHLDLTRCRIQREGIQRLGPRLHKCQILRLYNVGLRDSGAEELVSALSTIPSLNGMNLSFNRLTDRSVPALRSLILTLPRLEWIGLWRNQFSETGKKELMSLQDPRPGLRVTT
- the LOC134343793 gene encoding NACHT, LRR and PYD domains-containing protein 3-like isoform X1 produces the protein MDTGESQHFTINVEHSKIYAAIGGDAFFSVWPSGKISSGSWTFNGKTVCQWIDQLVSIDNLYTSRAELFTSTGSLLLKSVNESDSGVYRVNMAPIRGPKTLATVTLEVTATESTISDFLAQWGEYRLYQLTKFYRDRLKQAIEEKVERLGWMLTKEGHFSAQENEKVTELTEKRNRAESSALFLSLVMGKGSRTRRAMWESFLQMRTELPELDKILKEIQVLGPDPQEYMNFAQGLSEFPTKLKDVQRKHREILRAQNEILRVNTILTRKKLKIFQLVDRYAELTVISPVRDRRLVDIELLARGGDHEEWRGGHLRRELEKIRADQLFQSSFSRSKSQSGSSAAVAGVAGIGKTTMVQKIVYDWAKGKIYQQFQFVFSFKFRDLNSINCRINLRELILDQYPYFGKILREVWKNPEGLLFIFDGLDEFKHRTDFADSRRYTERQHQCPDPESYCEVSDIVYSLIQHKLLPGCSVLLTTRPSALHLLEKAEIGIWAEITGFVGEERNRYFMRHLEDQRVASAAFKHVEENEILYTMSYNPSCCGILALALGPFFTRRVIDKHRIPKTFTQLYSYYIYNILKKYIGEIQKPCDVLLRVGQMAFTAVSKRKTVFRDGDLITNNLLPSQFLSGFLMELFEREDSAGSTVYTFPHIGIQEFMAALAQFLNPYPGDILKFLTKAHSTTDGRFEVFLRFVAGLSSPMTTRGLVEFLGGFPHQTTCRVIAWMKEEVKRQSGSTGSETGERSRPNTLHYLFECQHPGLAQATLGSEQRFSLSGMRLTLIDCTVLSHLIGMCDTVKHLDLTRCRIQREGIQRLGPRLHKCQILRLGENTLRDPGVKLLSTALRNPECKIQKLWLYNVGLRDSGAEELVSALSTIPSLNGMNLSFNRLTDRSVPALRSLILTLPRLEWIGLWRNQFSETGKKELMSLQDPRPGLRVTT
- the LOC134343793 gene encoding NACHT, LRR and PYD domains-containing protein 3-like isoform X4, which produces MTFEELISKYSLSQTHLLQYFQKVTELTEKRNRAESSALFLSLVMGKGSRTRRAMWESFLQMRTELPELDKILKEIQVLGPDPQEYMNFAQGLSEFPTKLKDVQRKHREILRAQNEILRVNTILTRKKLKIFQLVDRYAELTVISPVRDRRLVDIELLARGGDHEEWRGGHLRRELEKIRADQLFQSSFSRSKSQSGSSAAVAGVAGIGKTTMVQKIVYDWAKGKIYQQFQFVFSFKFRDLNSINCRINLRELILDQYPYFGKILREVWKNPEGLLFIFDGLDEFKHRTDFADSRRYTERQHQCPDPESYCEVSDIVYSLIQHKLLPGCSVLLTTRPSALHLLEKAEIGIWAEITGFVGEERNRYFMRHLEDQRVASAAFKHVEENEILYTMSYNPSCCGILALALGPFFTRRVIDKHRIPKTFTQLYSYYIYNILKKYIGEIQKPCDVLLRVGQMAFTAVSKRKTVFRDGDLITNNLLPSQFLSGFLMELFEREDSAGSTVYTFPHIGIQEFMAALAQFLNPYPGDILKFLTKAHSTTDGRFEVFLRFVAGLSSPMTTRGLVEFLGGFPHQTTCRVIAWMKEEVKRQSGSTGSETGERSRPNTLHYLFECQHPGLAQATLGSEQRFSLSGMRLTLIDCTVLSHLIGMCDTVKHLDLTRCRIQREGIQRLGPRLHKCQILRLGENTLRDPGVKLLSTALRNPECKIQKLWLYNVGLRDSGAEELVSALSTIPSLNGMNLSFNRLTDRSVPALRSLILTLPRLEWIGLWRNQFSETGKKELMSLQDPRPGLRVTT
- the LOC134343793 gene encoding NACHT, LRR and PYD domains-containing protein 3-like isoform X3, with translation MDTATESTISDFLAQWGEYRLYQLTKFYRDRLKQAIEEKVERLGWMLTKEGHFSAQENEKVTELTEKRNRAESSALFLSLVMGKGSRTRRAMWESFLQMRTELPELDKILKEIQVLGPDPQEYMNFAQGLSEFPTKLKDVQRKHREILRAQNEILRVNTILTRKKLKIFQLVDRYAELTVISPVRDRRLVDIELLARGGDHEEWRGGHLRRELEKIRADQLFQSSFSRSKSQSGSSAAVAGVAGIGKTTMVQKIVYDWAKGKIYQQFQFVFSFKFRDLNSINCRINLRELILDQYPYFGKILREVWKNPEGLLFIFDGLDEFKHRTDFADSRRYTERQHQCPDPESYCEVSDIVYSLIQHKLLPGCSVLLTTRPSALHLLEKAEIGIWAEITGFVGEERNRYFMRHLEDQRVASAAFKHVEENEILYTMSYNPSCCGILALALGPFFTRRVIDKHRIPKTFTQLYSYYIYNILKKYIGEIQKPCDVLLRVGQMAFTAVSKRKTVFRDGDLITNNLLPSQFLSGFLMELFEREDSAGSTVYTFPHIGIQEFMAALAQFLNPYPGDILKFLTKAHSTTDGRFEVFLRFVAGLSSPMTTRGLVEFLGGFPHQTTCRVIAWMKEEVKRQSGSTGSETGERSRPNTLHYLFECQHPGLAQATLGSEQRFSLSGMRLTLIDCTVLSHLIGMCDTVKHLDLTRCRIQREGIQRLGPRLHKCQILRLGENTLRDPGVKLLSTALRNPECKIQKLWLYNVGLRDSGAEELVSALSTIPSLNGMNLSFNRLTDRSVPALRSLILTLPRLEWIGLWRNQFSETGKKELMSLQDPRPGLRVTT